The following proteins are encoded in a genomic region of Tenacibaculum sp. 190524A05c:
- a CDS encoding glycosyltransferase family 1 protein has product MKLGFDAKRAYHNTTGLGNYSRDLLKILAAFYPDNSYVLYNPKPKKVDRLSDYKNLIEKLPHSFLNKKFSSFWRQGAIVNQLKQDKIDLYHGLSGEIPRNIKKEGIPSVVTIHDLIFERYPELYSFFDRKIHFNKFKYAAQNADKVIAISEQTKNDIVEFLAIDASKIEVIYQGCHSVFKEIATSSEIEKVKSKFNLPEKFILNVGTIEERKNLLSIVKSIKNLDVHLVVVGRKTKYYNRVLEYIKTNQLTNRVHFLEGVDLKELSVLYQSAEIFVYPSIFEGFGIPIIEALYSRTPVITSKDGVFPEAGGPDSCYVDPNNIDEFTKAIDLLLKDETKRNDMIEKGHKFVQKFNDEVIANAIMKLYKTVLNEN; this is encoded by the coding sequence ATGAAATTAGGTTTTGATGCCAAGAGGGCATATCATAATACTACGGGATTGGGAAATTATAGTAGAGATCTATTAAAAATATTAGCTGCTTTTTATCCAGATAATAGTTATGTATTGTACAATCCAAAACCTAAAAAAGTAGATCGTTTAAGTGATTATAAGAACTTAATAGAAAAATTACCTCACTCTTTTTTAAATAAAAAGTTTTCTTCTTTTTGGAGACAGGGAGCTATTGTAAATCAATTAAAACAAGATAAAATTGATTTATATCATGGGTTATCTGGTGAGATTCCAAGAAATATTAAAAAAGAAGGAATACCTTCCGTTGTTACTATTCATGATTTAATCTTTGAAAGATATCCAGAACTGTATTCTTTTTTTGATAGAAAAATTCACTTTAACAAGTTTAAGTATGCAGCTCAAAATGCTGATAAAGTTATAGCAATAAGTGAACAAACAAAAAATGACATTGTTGAATTCTTAGCTATTGATGCATCTAAAATTGAAGTAATTTACCAAGGTTGTCACTCTGTTTTTAAGGAGATTGCAACAAGTAGCGAGATTGAAAAAGTTAAGAGTAAATTCAATTTACCCGAAAAATTCATACTTAATGTTGGTACAATAGAAGAAAGAAAGAATTTACTAAGTATTGTTAAATCTATAAAGAACTTAGATGTTCATCTTGTTGTTGTTGGACGAAAAACCAAATACTATAATCGAGTTTTGGAGTATATTAAGACAAATCAATTAACGAATAGAGTTCATTTTTTAGAGGGAGTTGATTTAAAAGAATTGTCAGTATTATATCAAAGTGCAGAGATTTTTGTTTATCCTAGTATTTTTGAAGGCTTTGGTATTCCAATTATAGAGGCTTTATATAGTAGAACACCTGTAATTACATCAAAAGACGGCGTTTTTCCTGAAGCTGGAGGTCCTGATTCGTGCTATGTTGATCCTAATAATATCGATGAATTTACAAAAGCTATTGATCTTTTATTAAAAGATGAAACTAAGCGCAATGATATGATTGAAAAAGGTCATAAATTTGTTCAGAAATTTAATGATGAAGTAATTGCCAACGCTATTATGAAACTATATAAAACGGTTTTAAATGAAAACTAA
- a CDS encoding glycosyltransferase, with the protein MKTNKTICFFNSTKTWGGGEKWHYEMATYLHTQGFKVLVIVSPNSELSQKLNKIVVPKEEIKVSNFSYLSSSKIKKVVNFYEKHNVGTVVMNSSEDMKLGGISAKRGGVERVIYRRGSAIPIKNSFINRYFFKKVLNEVLANSEATKTTINAKNPGLFPKDNITVIPNAIDVNGFDALDSKALYQKEGNEIVLGNLGRMVFQKNQEFLIDVALELKKRNLDFKILIGGDGKLENVIKEKIQQHNLEENIKLLGFIDNPKSFMNSIDVFLLPSRWEGFGYVLAEAMLCEKPCVAFEISSNSQIVDDKENGFLVPFEDVITFCDKIQIFAKNKDLISKMGAQGRLKIENEFNSELIQNKVKEYLLS; encoded by the coding sequence ATGAAAACTAATAAAACCATTTGTTTTTTTAATTCAACCAAAACTTGGGGAGGTGGAGAAAAGTGGCACTACGAAATGGCTACGTACTTGCATACACAAGGATTTAAAGTTTTGGTAATAGTTTCTCCAAATAGCGAACTAAGTCAGAAACTTAATAAAATAGTAGTTCCGAAAGAAGAAATCAAAGTATCGAATTTTAGTTATTTAAGTTCTTCCAAGATTAAAAAAGTAGTGAACTTCTACGAAAAGCACAATGTAGGAACTGTGGTCATGAACTCTTCTGAAGATATGAAATTAGGAGGGATTTCTGCAAAAAGAGGAGGAGTTGAGAGAGTAATTTACAGGAGAGGGAGTGCAATACCGATTAAGAATTCATTTATCAATAGATATTTCTTTAAAAAGGTTTTAAATGAGGTTTTAGCCAATTCTGAAGCTACTAAAACTACTATAAATGCTAAAAATCCAGGTTTATTTCCAAAAGATAATATTACTGTAATTCCTAACGCTATAGATGTAAATGGTTTTGATGCATTAGATTCAAAAGCATTATATCAAAAAGAAGGTAATGAAATCGTTCTTGGTAATTTAGGAAGAATGGTTTTTCAGAAAAATCAAGAGTTTTTAATAGATGTTGCCTTAGAGCTTAAAAAGAGAAATTTAGATTTTAAAATCTTAATTGGTGGAGATGGTAAGCTTGAAAATGTTATTAAAGAAAAAATTCAGCAGCATAATTTAGAAGAAAATATAAAGCTACTTGGTTTTATAGATAATCCAAAGAGCTTCATGAATAGTATAGATGTGTTTTTACTACCATCTAGATGGGAAGGTTTTGGATATGTTTTAGCTGAAGCAATGTTATGTGAAAAACCATGTGTAGCCTTTGAAATTAGTAGTAATTCTCAAATAGTAGATGATAAAGAAAATGGGTTTTTAGTCCCTTTTGAGGATGTGATAACGTTTTGTGATAAAATTCAAATCTTTGCTAAAAACAAAGACCTTATCAGTAAAATGGGAGCACAAGGAAGATTGAAAATTGAAAATGAATTCAATAGCGAACTTATACAAAATAAAGTAAAAGAGTATTTACTTTCCTAG
- a CDS encoding glycosyltransferase family 2 protein gives MNKHQISAALITFNEESNIARTLEKLTWCDEIVIVDSNSTDKTVEICSSFGAKVFTKKFNGYGEQKRYLVEQCSFDWVLSIDADEVLTDELIEEIQSEFSKESISHKAYYLNRKHVYLGKIFKYGYLRNTPVLRLFNRTFANFSNKKVHETVEFKGKKGRFKNAFYHFTANTVEQINYKKNRYATLVSEEYFKKKKRVNLLLLIFKYPLAFIKEYFVRGNILNGYEGYVWSTYIAEYSVLKYLKLRERNKQSKLGK, from the coding sequence ATGAATAAACACCAAATAAGTGCCGCTCTTATTACTTTTAATGAAGAAAGTAATATTGCTCGTACTTTAGAAAAACTTACTTGGTGTGATGAAATTGTAATTGTTGATTCTAACAGTACAGATAAAACCGTCGAGATTTGTTCTTCTTTTGGCGCGAAAGTTTTTACTAAGAAATTTAATGGTTATGGAGAACAGAAAAGATATCTTGTTGAACAATGTAGTTTTGACTGGGTTTTATCTATTGACGCAGATGAAGTATTAACCGATGAACTTATCGAAGAAATTCAATCTGAATTTTCAAAAGAGTCAATTTCTCATAAAGCCTATTACCTAAATAGAAAACATGTTTATTTAGGAAAAATATTCAAATATGGATACTTAAGGAATACGCCTGTTCTAAGATTGTTTAATAGAACATTCGCTAACTTCTCAAATAAAAAAGTACACGAAACTGTAGAGTTTAAAGGTAAAAAGGGACGTTTTAAAAATGCATTCTATCACTTCACAGCGAATACTGTAGAACAAATTAATTATAAGAAAAACAGATATGCTACTTTAGTTTCTGAAGAATATTTTAAGAAGAAAAAACGCGTTAATTTATTATTACTAATTTTTAAATACCCTTTGGCATTTATCAAAGAATATTTTGTTAGAGGTAACATTTTAAATGGTTATGAAGGATATGTATGGAGTACATATATTGCTGAATATAGCGTCTTAAAATACCTTAAGCTCAGAGAACGTAATAAACAATCTAAACTAGGAAAGTAA
- a CDS encoding L-threonylcarbamoyladenylate synthase, with protein sequence MKKKYLKMIQDTLLYLEQGKTILYPTDTVWGLGCDATNNDAVKEIYKLKNRAESKSLIVLVNSLEMLKKYVSVPKAAVEILSKTNKPTTIIYSNPTGIASNIINKEDNTLAIRIVQHDFCQELIEAFGKPIVSTSANVSGNPTPKSFSEVEKAILDSVDYIVNLQQDKVSEKSSTILKIEGEEIIVIRE encoded by the coding sequence ATGAAAAAAAAATACTTAAAAATGATTCAGGATACATTACTATACTTAGAACAAGGAAAGACAATATTATATCCAACTGATACAGTTTGGGGATTAGGTTGTGATGCAACTAATAACGATGCTGTTAAAGAAATTTATAAGCTTAAAAACAGAGCAGAAAGCAAAAGCTTAATTGTCTTAGTGAATTCTTTGGAAATGCTAAAGAAGTATGTTTCAGTCCCGAAAGCTGCAGTAGAAATTCTTTCAAAAACGAATAAACCCACAACTATTATTTATAGTAATCCAACTGGAATTGCTTCAAATATTATAAACAAAGAGGATAATACATTAGCAATTCGTATTGTTCAACATGATTTTTGTCAAGAACTCATAGAAGCTTTCGGTAAGCCAATTGTATCTACATCTGCCAATGTTAGTGGAAACCCTACACCAAAATCATTTTCTGAAGTAGAAAAAGCAATTTTGGATAGCGTAGATTATATAGTAAATTTGCAGCAAGATAAAGTATCAGAAAAATCTTCAACTATATTAAAAATTGAAGGAGAAGAAATAATTGTGATTCGAGAATAG
- a CDS encoding CCA tRNA nucleotidyltransferase yields the protein MQEKYYKEAITNKIFEYITKATEELQLESYVIGGFVRDFILKRGNAKDIDIVTVGSGIELAKKVASLLPNTPKVQVFKTYGTAMLRFQDIEVEFVGARKESYTEDSRNPEVSEGSLQDDQNRRDFTINALALSLNASSLGKLLDPFGGIADLEHKIIRTPLDPDITYSDDPLRMMRAVRFASQLNFEIEEKSLAAITSNVKRIDIITRERIVDELNKIIASPKPSVGFLLMEKTGLLKRIIPELIALKGVEEVEGQKHKDNFYHTLEVVDNISLHTNDVWLRWAALLHDIGKAPTKRFDKKVGWTFHSHEFVGSKMVYKLFKRLKMPLNNKMKFVQKMVMLSSRPIVLASEVTDSAVRRLIFDTGDDIDSLMTLCEADITTKNPKKFKRYHKNFEIVRQKIKEVEERDRVRNFQPPISGEEIMKTFNLKPCREIGQIKEAIKEAILEGIIPNEYEASYNFMLKKAESLGLESKLMK from the coding sequence ATGCAAGAGAAGTATTATAAAGAAGCCATTACGAATAAAATATTTGAATACATTACAAAAGCTACTGAAGAACTTCAACTAGAGAGTTATGTTATTGGTGGTTTTGTACGTGATTTTATTTTAAAAAGAGGTAATGCAAAAGATATTGATATAGTAACTGTAGGAAGTGGAATTGAACTGGCGAAAAAAGTGGCTAGTTTATTACCGAATACTCCTAAAGTACAAGTTTTTAAAACGTATGGTACAGCAATGTTACGTTTTCAGGATATTGAAGTAGAATTTGTTGGTGCTAGAAAAGAGTCATATACAGAAGATAGTAGAAACCCTGAAGTATCAGAAGGGTCGTTGCAAGATGATCAAAATAGAAGAGATTTTACCATTAATGCTTTAGCTTTAAGTCTGAACGCCTCTTCTTTAGGAAAGTTATTAGATCCATTTGGAGGAATAGCTGACTTAGAACACAAAATTATACGAACTCCGTTGGATCCAGATATTACCTATTCTGATGATCCTCTTAGAATGATGCGTGCAGTTCGATTTGCTTCTCAACTAAATTTTGAAATCGAAGAAAAGTCGTTAGCAGCAATAACTAGTAATGTTAAGAGAATTGACATTATTACTAGAGAACGTATTGTTGATGAGTTGAATAAAATTATTGCTTCTCCAAAACCTTCGGTAGGATTTTTATTGATGGAGAAAACTGGATTATTAAAGAGAATAATTCCTGAATTAATTGCTTTGAAAGGAGTAGAGGAAGTAGAAGGTCAAAAACATAAAGATAATTTCTATCACACTTTAGAAGTAGTTGATAATATTTCACTTCATACCAATGATGTCTGGTTACGTTGGGCAGCTTTATTACATGATATTGGTAAAGCTCCAACAAAGCGTTTTGATAAAAAAGTCGGTTGGACATTCCATTCACATGAATTTGTTGGTTCTAAGATGGTTTACAAGCTTTTTAAGAGACTAAAAATGCCATTGAATAACAAAATGAAGTTTGTTCAGAAAATGGTTATGTTGAGTTCGAGACCAATTGTACTAGCATCAGAAGTTACAGATTCTGCTGTTCGTAGATTAATTTTCGATACTGGAGATGATATTGATAGTTTAATGACGCTTTGTGAGGCTGATATTACAACTAAAAACCCAAAGAAATTTAAGCGTTACCACAAGAACTTTGAAATAGTTAGACAGAAAATTAAAGAAGTAGAAGAGCGAGATAGAGTTCGTAATTTTCAACCACCAATTTCAGGTGAAGAAATTATGAAAACCTTTAACTTAAAACCTTGTCGTGAAATAGGTCAGATTAAGGAAGCGATAAAGGAAGCTATATTAGAAGGTATTATACCAAACGAATATGAAGCTTCCTATAATTTTATGCTAAAAAAGGCTGAGAGTTTAGGATTAGAATCTAAACTAATGAAATAG
- a CDS encoding glycosyltransferase family 4 protein: MKEFLIFNIIYKWKYLLAILKSKFIKVDKKSTIDNLVYVAREADKNWIFGTKVRRLSEHSGLNASPYFHAKLRNLPEADGYYFIYPHYFCRAMRHNPQILRKKNIVMFTHAHYTTSYSKTHIAWCLNLADKVICLNSQVKQDLIGIGIKPEKLEVIHIASDPEFFYSHERKSGDVGFCSNFGERKNPELVFQIIKNMPQKHFHIFGKNWEKFEKFNELSGLQNFTYHNNRDYSEFPDLYSKIDTFVSPSILEGGPVPILESMLSNCVPVASKTGFCPDIIKHGENGFLFDIDATYEDVIPLIEKADNIKIDIRETALEYSWENCSKKIDQLFLNS; the protein is encoded by the coding sequence ATGAAGGAATTTCTAATTTTCAATATCATTTATAAATGGAAATACCTTCTGGCTATATTAAAATCTAAATTCATCAAAGTAGATAAAAAATCTACAATTGATAATTTAGTTTATGTAGCTCGTGAAGCAGATAAAAACTGGATTTTTGGAACCAAAGTTCGAAGATTATCAGAACATTCAGGATTAAATGCATCTCCATATTTTCATGCGAAACTTAGAAATTTACCTGAAGCAGATGGATATTACTTTATTTATCCGCACTATTTCTGTAGGGCGATGCGCCATAACCCTCAAATTTTAAGGAAAAAGAATATCGTAATGTTTACACATGCACATTACACAACATCGTATTCAAAAACACATATAGCTTGGTGTTTAAATTTAGCAGACAAGGTTATTTGTTTAAACTCTCAAGTAAAACAAGACTTAATTGGTATTGGTATAAAACCTGAAAAGTTGGAGGTTATTCATATTGCTTCTGATCCAGAGTTCTTTTATTCACACGAAAGAAAAAGTGGTGATGTTGGATTTTGTTCAAATTTTGGTGAACGAAAAAACCCGGAATTAGTCTTTCAAATCATCAAAAACATGCCTCAAAAGCACTTCCATATTTTTGGTAAAAACTGGGAGAAATTTGAGAAGTTCAACGAATTATCAGGCTTGCAGAATTTCACTTACCACAATAATAGAGATTATTCTGAATTCCCTGATTTATATTCGAAAATTGACACATTTGTATCTCCATCAATTTTAGAAGGAGGTCCGGTACCAATATTAGAATCAATGTTATCTAATTGTGTTCCTGTAGCTTCTAAAACAGGATTTTGTCCAGACATCATAAAACATGGAGAAAATGGATTTCTATTTGATATTGATGCCACTTATGAGGATGTAATACCACTCATAGAAAAAGCGGATAACATAAAAATAGATATTCGAGAAACCGCTTTGGAATATTCTTGGGAAAACTGCTCTAAGAAAATAGACCAACTGTTTTTAAATAGTTAA
- a CDS encoding ABC transporter ATP-binding protein: MEYFKKILKYANPYKRFAYLNIFFNILYAVFSALTFIIIMPLINVLFGEKENAQEIAKPVYNGIMSLNEYVNGNLSYYTYQLVQSDPGKALMIVIALMIVTTIFKNLFSYLAFYSITFLKNGVLKDLRNDLYAKTVSLPVSFFSERRKGDVMARIGNDVIEVHYSFLSILELIFRDPLMILISIAVMLFISVKLTVFIFIFIPVSGFIINVIGKNLKKTSDKVQKEQGIFLSILDETLGGLKVIKAFNADTLFNRKFQNSTSKFEKLSNKLMIKTQLAGPVSEILGILVFCVIIWYGGKIVLIDKTIAGGTLIGFLGFAYNIITPAKSISKASYTIKKGNAAAERILQILETEDELKDAPDATNKTSFDHDIEFKNVWFKYQDDYVLEDFSLKIPKGKSVALVGQSGSGKSTLANLITRFYDVTKGEILIDGVNIKSLTKKSLLNLMGIVTQDSILFNDTIKENIKIGNQNASDEEVFKASEIANAYEFIKDQPEQFETNIGDSGNKLSGGQKQRLSIARAVLKNPPIMILDEATSALDTESEKLVQSALENMMQNRTSMVIAHRLSTIQNADNIVVLHKGKIVEQGKHDELLSKKGEYFKLVTMQNIDS, encoded by the coding sequence ATGGAATACTTCAAGAAAATTTTAAAATACGCGAATCCCTATAAAAGATTCGCGTATTTAAATATATTTTTTAATATACTTTACGCGGTATTTTCTGCTTTAACATTCATTATTATAATGCCACTTATAAATGTGTTGTTTGGAGAGAAGGAAAATGCCCAAGAAATAGCTAAACCCGTTTACAATGGCATTATGAGCTTAAACGAGTATGTAAACGGTAATTTAAGCTATTACACCTATCAATTGGTACAATCCGATCCAGGAAAAGCATTAATGATTGTTATTGCTTTAATGATAGTTACAACTATTTTCAAGAATTTATTTAGTTACTTAGCATTTTACTCAATCACGTTTCTTAAAAACGGTGTTTTAAAAGATCTTAGAAACGATTTATACGCTAAAACGGTATCCTTACCTGTGTCTTTTTTCTCGGAAAGAAGAAAAGGTGACGTAATGGCAAGAATAGGAAATGATGTAATTGAAGTTCATTACTCATTTTTATCAATACTTGAACTTATTTTCAGAGATCCATTAATGATACTAATTTCAATTGCAGTAATGTTATTTATTAGTGTAAAACTGACAGTCTTCATTTTTATATTTATACCTGTCTCAGGTTTCATTATTAATGTAATTGGAAAAAACTTAAAGAAAACATCTGATAAGGTTCAAAAAGAACAAGGTATTTTTCTGTCTATACTTGATGAAACGCTAGGTGGACTTAAAGTAATTAAAGCGTTTAATGCGGATACATTATTCAATAGAAAATTTCAAAACTCTACTAGTAAGTTCGAAAAATTATCAAATAAATTGATGATCAAAACTCAATTGGCTGGACCAGTTAGTGAGATATTAGGAATTCTAGTGTTTTGTGTAATTATTTGGTACGGAGGTAAAATTGTTCTGATTGATAAAACAATTGCTGGGGGAACATTAATAGGTTTTCTAGGTTTTGCATATAATATTATCACTCCTGCAAAGTCTATCTCTAAAGCAAGTTATACCATTAAAAAAGGAAATGCTGCTGCCGAGCGTATCTTACAAATATTAGAGACTGAAGATGAATTAAAAGATGCGCCTGATGCAACTAATAAAACAAGTTTTGATCATGATATTGAATTTAAAAATGTATGGTTTAAATATCAAGATGATTATGTTTTAGAGGATTTCTCACTTAAAATCCCAAAAGGTAAATCTGTTGCTCTTGTTGGGCAATCTGGAAGTGGAAAATCTACTTTAGCGAATCTAATTACCCGTTTTTATGATGTTACTAAAGGTGAAATTCTAATTGATGGAGTAAACATCAAATCTTTGACTAAGAAATCTCTTTTAAACTTAATGGGGATTGTAACGCAAGATTCTATTCTTTTCAATGATACTATCAAAGAAAACATAAAGATTGGTAATCAAAATGCTAGTGATGAAGAGGTTTTTAAAGCTTCTGAAATCGCTAATGCTTATGAGTTCATTAAAGATCAACCAGAACAATTTGAAACCAATATTGGTGACAGTGGAAACAAACTTTCTGGTGGTCAAAAACAGCGTTTATCTATTGCCAGAGCCGTTCTAAAGAATCCTCCAATTATGATTTTAGACGAGGCTACTTCTGCTTTAGATACTGAATCTGAGAAACTAGTACAATCTGCTTTAGAAAATATGATGCAAAATAGAACCTCTATGGTTATTGCGCACAGACTTTCCACAATTCAAAATGCAGATAATATTGTTGTTTTACACAAGGGTAAAATTGTAGAACAAGGAAAACATGATGAATTATTATCTAAAAAAGGAGAATACTTCAAACTTGTTACCATGCAAAATATTGATTCATAA
- a CDS encoding phospho-sugar mutase, with product MEEILQKAKLWLSPTFDQETQNEIKELIASNADDLPDRFYKDAEFGTGGMRGIMGAGTNRINKYTLGKATQGLSNYLHQSYPNTELKVAIAYDCRHNSKEFATLVAEILSANNIKSYVFEDLRPTPELSFSVNHLNCHAGIVLTASHNPPEYNGYKVYWTDGGQIVPPQDKGIITEVNSLDYSDIKFDKNESLISYIGEEVDEAFWNASVKNGTFDVSGREDLKIVFTSLHGTSIKLIPEVLKRAGYTNVHVVEEQAEPNGDFPTVKSPNPEEPEALAMAMEYADKINADIVIGTDPDSDRLGIAIRDLNGKMKLLNGNQTMSVMTDFLIKQWKNQGKLNGNQFVGSTIVSTHLVNDIAASYGVETKVGLTGFKWIAKMIKDHPKQEFIGGGEESFGFMVGDFVRDKDAVTSTLLACEIAADAKSNDSSFYNELLNIYINNRFYKEHLVALVKKGMDGAEEIKQMLVDLRNTPLATIDGEKVTFVNDYKSSIRKNIITGEESTIDIPKSNVLIYETEKGTKVACRPSGTEPKIKFYISVQDDLTNIDSTDKVEQLLDERISRIKKQLGV from the coding sequence ATGGAAGAAATTCTACAGAAAGCAAAACTTTGGTTGTCTCCTACTTTTGACCAAGAAACTCAAAATGAAATTAAAGAACTTATAGCATCAAATGCGGATGATTTACCCGATCGTTTTTATAAAGATGCTGAGTTTGGTACCGGAGGAATGAGAGGAATTATGGGAGCTGGTACAAATAGAATTAATAAATATACTTTAGGAAAAGCAACTCAAGGATTAAGTAATTATTTACATCAATCTTATCCAAACACAGAATTAAAGGTTGCCATTGCTTACGATTGTAGACATAACAGTAAAGAATTCGCAACATTAGTTGCAGAAATTTTATCTGCTAACAATATAAAGTCTTACGTCTTTGAAGATTTAAGACCTACACCTGAATTATCTTTTTCAGTAAATCACTTAAACTGTCATGCTGGAATCGTTTTAACGGCATCACACAACCCTCCTGAATACAACGGTTATAAAGTGTATTGGACGGATGGTGGACAAATAGTTCCTCCACAAGACAAAGGAATTATTACTGAAGTTAATTCTTTAGATTATAGTGATATTAAATTTGATAAAAACGAAAGTTTAATTTCCTATATAGGTGAAGAAGTTGATGAAGCCTTTTGGAATGCATCTGTAAAAAATGGAACGTTTGATGTTTCAGGGAGAGAAGATTTAAAAATTGTTTTCACCTCACTTCATGGAACTTCTATTAAACTTATTCCTGAAGTTTTAAAACGTGCAGGATACACCAATGTTCATGTTGTTGAAGAGCAAGCTGAACCAAATGGAGACTTCCCTACAGTAAAATCTCCAAATCCAGAAGAGCCAGAAGCATTGGCAATGGCAATGGAATATGCTGATAAAATTAATGCCGACATCGTAATTGGTACTGATCCTGACAGCGATCGATTAGGAATTGCTATTAGAGATTTAAATGGAAAAATGAAATTGTTAAACGGAAATCAAACTATGAGTGTTATGACTGATTTCTTAATTAAACAATGGAAAAACCAAGGGAAATTAAATGGTAATCAATTTGTTGGATCTACTATTGTATCTACTCACCTTGTTAATGATATTGCAGCAAGTTATGGTGTTGAAACAAAAGTTGGTTTGACCGGTTTTAAATGGATTGCTAAAATGATTAAAGACCATCCAAAACAAGAGTTTATTGGTGGTGGCGAAGAAAGTTTTGGGTTTATGGTTGGTGATTTTGTAAGAGATAAAGATGCTGTTACCTCTACCCTATTAGCTTGTGAAATTGCTGCAGACGCTAAAAGTAATGACAGCTCTTTTTATAACGAGTTATTGAATATTTACATTAATAATCGTTTCTATAAAGAACATCTTGTTGCTTTGGTTAAAAAAGGAATGGATGGTGCAGAAGAAATTAAACAAATGTTAGTGGATTTAAGAAATACTCCTCTAGCAACAATAGATGGTGAAAAAGTAACATTTGTAAATGATTATAAATCATCTATTAGAAAAAACATTATAACAGGTGAAGAATCTACAATTGACATCCCTAAATCCAATGTTTTAATTTATGAAACAGAAAAGGGAACAAAAGTAGCTTGTAGACCAAGTGGAACTGAACCAAAAATTAAGTTTTACATTAGTGTTCAAGACGATTTGACCAATATTGACAGTACAGATAAAGTGGAACAATTATTGGACGAACGAATATCTAGAATAAAAAAACAATTAGGAGTTTAA
- a CDS encoding glycosyltransferase family 2 protein, translating to MDISVVIPLLNEEESLQELYDWIAKVMQSNQFLYEVIFIDDGSTDTSWNIIQELSKKNPQVKGIRFQRNYGKSQALDAGFGAANGNVIITMDADLQDNPEEIPELYDLIMKEDYDLISGWKKKRYDNVLTKNIPSKLFNWAARKTSGLELNDFNCGLKAYKKDVAKAVKVSGEMHRYIPVLAKNEGFTKIGEKVVQHQARKYGETKFGMDRFVNGFLDLITISFLSKFGKRPMHFFGLWGTLMFIVGTTMAFYVGVIKLYRVFNNIPSILVTQNPWFYIALTSMILGTLLFLAGFLGELIIKSNPLQKHYKVKEEQNL from the coding sequence ATGGATATATCGGTAGTAATACCACTTTTAAACGAAGAAGAATCTTTACAAGAATTATATGATTGGATTGCAAAAGTTATGCAATCCAATCAGTTTTTATATGAGGTAATTTTTATTGATGATGGAAGTACTGACACTTCTTGGAATATCATTCAAGAATTATCTAAAAAAAATCCCCAAGTAAAAGGTATACGTTTTCAACGAAATTATGGTAAATCGCAGGCTTTAGATGCAGGTTTTGGTGCTGCAAATGGTAATGTTATTATTACTATGGATGCAGATTTACAGGACAATCCAGAAGAAATCCCTGAATTATATGATCTTATCATGAAAGAAGATTATGATTTAATCTCTGGTTGGAAAAAGAAACGATACGACAATGTATTAACCAAAAATATACCTTCTAAATTATTTAATTGGGCAGCTAGAAAAACCTCAGGATTAGAACTAAATGATTTTAATTGTGGTTTAAAAGCCTACAAAAAAGATGTAGCAAAAGCAGTTAAAGTTAGTGGCGAAATGCATCGCTACATCCCTGTTTTAGCTAAAAATGAAGGTTTTACAAAAATAGGAGAAAAAGTTGTTCAACATCAAGCTAGAAAGTACGGTGAGACAAAATTTGGTATGGATAGATTTGTAAATGGCTTTTTAGACTTAATTACTATTTCTTTTTTATCTAAATTTGGGAAAAGACCCATGCACTTTTTCGGTTTATGGGGAACTTTAATGTTTATTGTAGGGACTACAATGGCTTTTTATGTAGGAGTTATAAAATTATATAGAGTTTTTAATAATATTCCTTCTATATTAGTAACTCAAAACCCTTGGTTTTATATCGCTTTAACCTCAATGATCTTAGGAACACTATTATTCTTAGCAGGATTCTTAGGGGAATTAATCATAAAAAGTAATCCTCTACAAAAGCACTATAAAGTTAAAGAAGAACAAAATTTATAA